From Brassica oleracea var. oleracea cultivar TO1000 chromosome C3, BOL, whole genome shotgun sequence, a single genomic window includes:
- the LOC106330851 gene encoding uncharacterized protein LOC106330851 produces MDFNPFTETNNFVDLLSSQQNLVFGTETSPQVPFYGNQATEDSNFGAETQGTRKERIAWSPGDDVLLISSWLNTSKDAVVGNEQRFNTFWTRIAAYYNVSPQAAGSEKREPRHCKNRWQKINDLKWCEVSTAKTDGNSKKRKCGDVSQSASSKAIEEDSGDDDEVTTRPPGVKAAKARSKKTMDDGKKLSQFQTMWSLKQQDLVFKERLSKNKLLDSLIAKQGPLADKEEALKKKLINELMSN; encoded by the exons ATGGATTTTAATCCGTTTACTGAGACAAACAACTTTGTTGATCTACTTAGCAGTCAACAAAATCTTGTCTTTGGTACTGAGACTTCACCGCAAGTTCCCTTCTATGGCAATCAAGCAACCGAGGATTCAAACTTTGGTGCAGAAACACAAGGCACTCGTAAAGAAAGAATAGCGTGGTCGCCAGGAGACGATGTTCTGCTCATCAGCTCGTGGTTAAACACGAGCAAAGATGCAGTAGTAGGGAATGAGCAAAGGTTTAATACATTCTGGACAAGAATTGCTGCGTACTACAATGTTAGTCCTCAGGCTGCGGGCAGCGAGAAGAGAGAGCCACGTCACTGTAAGAATCGTTGGCAGAAGATCAATGATCTG AAGTGGTGTGAGGTGTCTACGGCTAAAACTGATGGAAACTCCAAAAAGAGGAAGTGTGGAGATGTTTCACAGTCAGCAAGCTCCAAAGCAATTGAAGAAGATTCTGGTGACGATGATGAAGTCACAACTCGCCCCCCGGGTGTTAAGGCTGCAAAGGCCCGTTCTAAGAAGACAATGGATGATGGGAAGAAGCTGTCTCAGTTTCAGACAATGTGGAGCTTGAAGCAGCAAGATTTGGTTTTCAAAGAAAGGTTGTCTAAAAATAAGTTACTTGACAGTCTCATTGCTAAACAAGGACCACTAGCGGATAAGGAAGAAGCTTTGAAGAAGAAACTCATCAATGAGTTGATGTCTAACTAG
- the LOC106328741 gene encoding uncharacterized protein LOC106328741, protein MALPLGKLTILIGAGLVGSVLAKEGSLPDVSHFVFGAFKIVLRQLKQEEPAKSGSRPRNDTLTAQVNSLRHELQLLASNRPITIISTGGSGGKKYGWIIIIGVIGYGYVWWKGWKLPDFMFATRRSLSDACNNVGSQIDGFYESLSGTKRELGSEIDRMDRTLDASTIIIKETGREVNELRDGTANMKDDVRSVFEAVETLASKVHRIEGNQDLTLRGVGALHAQCREHKRLQESNKALPSTSSVPALEPAPVTPSLRSLSLPPASPRESQLPSTPNGAQQSNGPLQHTQSMSGLKDINESSNGTPSGEAMGNTSSGLFSMFSMPRIGRTRSAVNAVPANLTGAQ, encoded by the exons ATGGCTCTTCCGCTCGGGAAGCTCACCATCCTCATCGGTGCAG GTCTTGTTGGGTCAGTGCTTGCTAAAGAAGGGAGCTTACCTGATGTATCCCATTTCGTCTTTGGTGCTTTTAAG ATTGTACTTAGGCAGCTGAAGCAAGAAGAACCTGCCAAATCAGGCAGTAGGCCTCGCAATGATACTCTTACAGCACAG GTTAACAGTCTTAGGCACGAATTACAGTTGCTGGCGTCAAACAGACCTATTACTATAATCTCGACAGGAGGATCAG GTGGTAAAAAGTATGGTTGGATCATTATTATTGGGGTGATAGGCTACGGCTATGTATGGTGGAAG GGCTGGAAACTTCCAGATTTTATGTTTGCGACAAGGCGCAGCTTATCAGATGCGTGTAATAACGTTGGCAGCCAGATCGATGGGTTTTATGAATCCCTCTCG GGTACGAAGCGGGAGTTAGGTTCAGAAATTGACAGGATGGACCGTACTTTGGACGCAAGTACAATTATTATTAAAGAAACAGGAAGAGAG GTGAATGAACTACGGGATGGTACAGCAAATATGAAGGATGACGTTAGGTCTGTTTTCGAGGCTGTTGAAACTCTG GCAAGCAAAGTCCATCGCATTGAGGGAAATCAG GATCTCACGCTTAGAGGAGTTGGAGCTCTGCATGCTCAGTGTCGGGAGCACAAAAGACTTCAAGAGTCCAATAAG GCTTTGCCATCGACTTCGTCTGTGCCAGCCCTTGAGCCAGCTCCTGTGACACCATCACTAAGG TCTCTGTCTTTGCCTCCTGCTTCTCCCCGTGAATCCCAGTTGCCGTCAACCCCTAATGGAGCTCAACAG TCAAATGGTCCACTTCAGCACACTCAGTCTATGTCTGGTTTGAAGGATATAAACGAAAGCTCTAATGGAACACCTTCTGGAGAAGCCATGGGAAACACGAGTTCGGGCCTGTTTAGTATGTTCTCAATGCCAAGAATAGGGAGGACTCGTAGTGCGGTGAACGCAGTGCCTGCAAACTTGACTGGAGCCCAATAG
- the LOC106331994 gene encoding agamous-like MADS-box protein AGL9 homolog isoform X2, producing MGRGRVELKRIENTINRQVTFAKRRGGVLKKAYELSVLCDAEVALIIFSNRGKLFEFCSNSSMLKTLERYQKCNYGPPEPNVPSREALAELSSQQEYLKLKQRYDALQRTQRNLLGEDLGPLSTKELESLERQLDSSLKQIRGLRTQFMLDQLNDLQSKERMLADTNKTLRLRLADGYQMPFQLNPNQEEVHVDYGHHQPQPQAFFQPLEYEPIFQIGYHQGQQQDHGMGAGPSANNYMLGWLP from the exons ATGGGAAGAGGGAGAGTAGAGCTGAAGAGGATAGAGAACACGATCAATAGGCAAGTGACGTTTGCAAAGAGAAGGGGTGGTGTTTTGAAGAAAGCATACGAGCTTTCCGTTCTATGTGATGCAGAGGTTGCTCTCATCATCTTCTCTAATAGAGGAAAACTGTTCGAGTTTTGCAGTAATTCCAG CATGCTTAAGACACTGGAGAGGTACCAAAAGTGCAACTACGGACCTCCAGAGCCCAATGTGCCTTCAAGAGAGGCCTTAGCA GAACTTAGTAGCCAGCAGGAGTATCTCAAGCTTAAGCAGCGTTACGACGCTTTACAGAGAACCCAAAG GAATCTATTGGGAGAAGATCTTGGACCACTTAGTACGAAGGAGCTTGAGTCACTTGAGAGACAGCTTGATTCTTCTTTGAAGCAGATCAGAGGTCTCCGG ACACAGTTCATGCTCGACCAGCTCAATGATCTCCAGAGTAAG GAGCGCATGCTTGCTGATACAAACAAAACTCTACGGCTAAGG TTAGCTGATGGGTATCAGATGCCATTCCAACTTAACCCGAACCAAGAAGAAGTACATGTTGACTACGGGCATCATCAACCGCAACCACAAGCTTTCTTCCAGCCTTTGGAATACGAGCCCATTTTTCAAATCGG GTATCATCAGGGGCAACAGCAAGATCATGGAATGGGAGCAGGGCCAAGTGCGAATAATTACATGTTGGGTTGGTTGCCTTAA
- the LOC106331994 gene encoding agamous-like MADS-box protein AGL9 homolog isoform X1: MGRGRVELKRIENTINRQVTFAKRRGGVLKKAYELSVLCDAEVALIIFSNRGKLFEFCSNSSMLKTLERYQKCNYGPPEPNVPSREALAVELSSQQEYLKLKQRYDALQRTQRNLLGEDLGPLSTKELESLERQLDSSLKQIRGLRTQFMLDQLNDLQSKERMLADTNKTLRLRLADGYQMPFQLNPNQEEVHVDYGHHQPQPQAFFQPLEYEPIFQIGYHQGQQQDHGMGAGPSANNYMLGWLP; this comes from the exons ATGGGAAGAGGGAGAGTAGAGCTGAAGAGGATAGAGAACACGATCAATAGGCAAGTGACGTTTGCAAAGAGAAGGGGTGGTGTTTTGAAGAAAGCATACGAGCTTTCCGTTCTATGTGATGCAGAGGTTGCTCTCATCATCTTCTCTAATAGAGGAAAACTGTTCGAGTTTTGCAGTAATTCCAG CATGCTTAAGACACTGGAGAGGTACCAAAAGTGCAACTACGGACCTCCAGAGCCCAATGTGCCTTCAAGAGAGGCCTTAGCAGTT GAACTTAGTAGCCAGCAGGAGTATCTCAAGCTTAAGCAGCGTTACGACGCTTTACAGAGAACCCAAAG GAATCTATTGGGAGAAGATCTTGGACCACTTAGTACGAAGGAGCTTGAGTCACTTGAGAGACAGCTTGATTCTTCTTTGAAGCAGATCAGAGGTCTCCGG ACACAGTTCATGCTCGACCAGCTCAATGATCTCCAGAGTAAG GAGCGCATGCTTGCTGATACAAACAAAACTCTACGGCTAAGG TTAGCTGATGGGTATCAGATGCCATTCCAACTTAACCCGAACCAAGAAGAAGTACATGTTGACTACGGGCATCATCAACCGCAACCACAAGCTTTCTTCCAGCCTTTGGAATACGAGCCCATTTTTCAAATCGG GTATCATCAGGGGCAACAGCAAGATCATGGAATGGGAGCAGGGCCAAGTGCGAATAATTACATGTTGGGTTGGTTGCCTTAA
- the LOC106329103 gene encoding uncharacterized protein LOC106329103, with product MRSQRDQDSRAFYDLSALVLSLLRSPPMPISLPDHFPDSPMMRSRSPSMAHISPSGFASLLLGISVALMLCGSVTFFIGFLLLPWVLALIVVLYVAGIVSAISMAGRSILSYVLTPPPSFSSRKGISEWKLL from the exons ATGAGAAGCCAACGAGATCAAGACTCCAGGGCTTTCTACGATCTCTCGGCTCTTGTCCTGAGCCTCCTCCGCTCTCCGCCGATGCCGATTTCTCTCCCCGATCACTTCCCGGATTCGCCGATGATGAGGAGTCGGTCGCCTTCGATGGCTCATATATCTCCCTCCGGGTTCGCGTCGCTGCTGCTGGGTATATCGGTGGCTCTGATGCTATGTGGATCCGTGACTTTCTTCATCGGCTTCCTCTTGTTGCCTTGGGTTCTGGCTCTCATCGTGGTTCTTTATGTCGCCGGGATCGTCTCCGCCATTTCCATGGCTGGGAGGTCGATCCTCTCTTACGTCTTGACGCCGCCGCCTTCTTTTTCATCGAGGAAGGGCATTTCTG AATGGAAGCTGTTGTGA
- the LOC106329053 gene encoding nuclear transport factor 2-like isoform X1, whose protein sequence is MDPDAVAKAFVEHYYTTFDANRAGLVSLYQEGSMLTFEGQKIQGSQNIVAKLTSLPFQQCKHNITTVDCQPSGPAGGMLVFVSDVPFGVESGKLLRVQRHIQVELCLRNVVEGVLQKRLMESWKFAG, encoded by the exons ATGGATCCAGACGCAGTGGCCAAGGCTTTCGTGGAGCACTACTACACCACCTTCGACGCGAATCGCGCAGGCTTGGTTTCTCTTTACCAGGAAGGATCGATGCTGACCTTCGAAGGGCAGAAGATCCAGGGCTCTCAGAACATCGTCGCCAAGCTCACCAGCCTCCCTTTCCAGCAGTGCAAGCACAACATCACCACCGTCGATTGCCAGCCCTCTGGTCCCGCCGGCGGTATGCTCGTCTTCGTCTCCG ATGTTCCATTTGGTGTCGAATCAGGGAAACTACTACGTGTTCAACGACATATTCAGGTTGAACTATGCTTGAGGAATGTGGTGGAAGGGGTATTACAAAAGAGACTGATGGAATCATGGAAGTTTGCGGGTTAG
- the LOC106329053 gene encoding nuclear transport factor 2-like isoform X2 encodes MDPDAVAKAFVEHYYTTFDANRAGLVSLYQEGSMLTFEGQKIQGSQNIVAKLTSLPFQQCKHNITTVDCQPSGPAGGMLVFVSGNLQLAGEQHALKFSQMFHLVSNQGNYYVFNDIFRLNYA; translated from the exons ATGGATCCAGACGCAGTGGCCAAGGCTTTCGTGGAGCACTACTACACCACCTTCGACGCGAATCGCGCAGGCTTGGTTTCTCTTTACCAGGAAGGATCGATGCTGACCTTCGAAGGGCAGAAGATCCAGGGCTCTCAGAACATCGTCGCCAAGCTCACCAGCCTCCCTTTCCAGCAGTGCAAGCACAACATCACCACCGTCGATTGCCAGCCCTCTGGTCCCGCCGGCGGTATGCTCGTCTTCGTCTCCGGTAATCTCCAGCTCGCTGGCGAGCAGCACGCTCTCAAGTTCAGCCAG ATGTTCCATTTGGTGTCGAATCAGGGAAACTACTACGTGTTCAACGACATATTCAGGTTGAACTATGCTTGA